A part of Plasmodium sp. gorilla clade G2 genome assembly, chromosome: 8 genomic DNA contains:
- a CDS encoding ras-related protein Rab-18, putative codes for MKNKNKYDYLLKLLLVGDSSVGKSSILCRYSDNQFEEKVLSTIGIDFKVKYLKIDNKTIKVGIWDTAGQERFRTLTSAYYRNAHAIILVYDCTVRESFENLDVWINEIDKYSTNKNAIKMLVANKIDKPNHEVTKDEGKNFAFENNMLFCETSAKNDINITYCFEELIQQILNNPSLLELSIVTKNLKLGKKEESRSNCAC; via the exons atgaaaaataaaaataagtatGATTATTtactaaaattattattagtgGGTGATTCCAGCGTAG GGAAGAGTAGTATATTATGTAGATACTCTGATAACCAATTTGAAGAGAAAGTTTTATCCACAATAG GTATTGATTTTaaagtaaaatatttaaaaatcgataataaaacaataaaagTAGGAATATGGGATACAGCAGGTCAAGAAAGATTTCGAACTTTGACTTCTGCTTATTATAGAAATGCCCACGCAATTATTCTTGTATA CGATTGTACTGTTAGAGAATCCTTTGAAAACCTAGACGTTTGGATTAACGAGATAGATAAATAttctacaaataaaaatgcaATAAAAATGCTTGTTGCCAATAAAATTGATAAACCTAATCATGAAGTTACTAAAGATGAAGGAAAAAATTTCGcttttgaaaataatatgctCTTTTGTGAGACCAGTgcaaaaaatgatattaatataacTTACTGTTTTGAAGAATTAATACaacaaattttaaataatccaTCCTTATTAGAGTTAAGTATTGTAACtaaaaatttaaaacttGGAAAGAAAGAGGAAAGCCGATCAAACTGTGCTTGTTAA